GGGCTTCTTCCTGTCTGATCACAAGAAGGCATATACAAACATCACATTGTTTCAGGGGTACTTTAGAAACACATATAAGGATCTTAAAGACACTGTGGATAGCAATGACCTGAGGAGCTTCATCGACACGTTCATCTCCAGGCAGAGAGAAGAGGTAATATTAGCACAGCAGAGCCTCGATATCAGGGACTGCCAAGGGACAAACACTGTGGCCTTAGTGCATTAAAAGTGCAGTTTTACTGCATATCTAGCGGAAAAGCCTTCACACAGTGAAACCAGCTCAGAATATAATGGTAGTGAATGAGGAtgagctcctgataatatcactttgatCATTATCAAGACTAGAGAGTTTACAAGGTGCTGTACAGAACTGAAGAGTTCAGATATAGAAAGTATCACACTATAGCCTGgacactgcagtgtgtgtgtgttaccatctacatatacagtacagcttATACAGTAACCAACACTACTGCCAGCAATGCTGCCCTTATAAAgggttcccatagtaaaagcatagcaaagtgcaatatagcatggcaaagcatagagaagcattgtaaagaatagcaaagtaAGGTAAAGCGTGCTAATAAAcataatgcacagtataaccatggagGAAGCATGGTAGAATAGCAACACTACTGTGATGAATTTTACAAACTCcactacaaaacacacacatttgttgtATCAACACTTCAGTGTTTTAATGCTCATTTTGCCAGGTTATTGAGCTCCAGTAACTCTGCTGATCAGTTTTGCTGATATTACAGGTTTCTGCCTGTACGTCACACATATACTGATAGAACTGCCCCTGCAATAGATTGTATCTTTTTGCCCTTCATTGCTTTACAGGAGGCCAGAAACTCCAAATATTTCCACGAGGATAACATGGCAGTCACAGCGTCGGAGCTGTTCGCTGCAGGGACTGAGACCACCTCTACCACCCTGCGCTGGGGGCTGCTGCTCATGATGAAGTACCCGCACATTCAGGGTGAGCGAGGGGGTACCCCCACTTTCAGGGAGAGTGTGTGATTGATTGACTGAATGAATTCTGGGTCCTCTGAAACAGATGCACCTCTTCATATCAGTAATTGCAGTGAGTTTGTAAATCCTCCCCATTGACAGACAAAGTCCAGAAGGAGATTGAGAGTGTGATTGGGAGGGAGCGCCCCCCGCGGGCCGAGGACAGGAAGAGCATGCCCTACATGGACGCCGTGTTGCATGAGATCCAGAGAGTGGGCAACGTGGTGCCCATGAACCTGCTGCACGAGACCACAGGGGACACCACCTTCCGGGGGTACAGGATACCCAAGGTGAGACAGAGAGTGTATAGGGGTGGTCCGGTCCACAACTTCATCCTGCATATTCCTGTTCAAATGGAAAACATACAGACTAATAAACCAACAAGGACTGTTTGAAGGCATTGCAGTTCCTCCATGTACAACTTCAAACACTCATCATATAATGCAAGGCTGGCTCTTTATTTCACTATCAAATGAaaatcatgaaatattgaaaacggTGAATATTCATATTATTGATTTCTTAGCAGGATGAcctacagttgttacaaagtatcagaTTACAAAGTGTCACATTACAGATTAATAGCAGGTATAGAATAACTCagtagaaattaaataaaatcagtattATGTTAGTAAGAGCGATTTCAACTAAGAGCTGTTATACTTACAAATATTattaagagtaaattccattattgTACTAAATTACAGACAAAAGACactgaggttcttggtggatgaggagggagagagggtggtggattcaagaggaagaTAGAGAGATCaccagtggcggaggaagagggCGGGAGAAAAGGAGAGCTCAttagaggttgagtttgagatgatgtgagtgcatccaggaggagatggccgagagacacaggaggagatgtgggagtcgggggggggggaggattaACGGAGcttcatcagcatagaaatgttACAAGAATAGTGAAGAGCTCTTATACAGCAAGATATAGGACTGTACTGTCAACATGGCATCACTGTTTATCAACTGAGTTTGTGTATTCTCATGGGAGCACGATGTGTATACCGAAGTGCTTGAAATAAACTTTCATATTGAAAGTTCTGCCCTTCCCATCTTCACCCCCAGCCCCCTTTGTTTGGAAAGTTGACCAAGTGATAGCTTCAAGGGTGGAGATAGataggggagggttagggttaggtagatTGGAGATACataggggagggttagggttaggtagatTAGAGATAGataggggagggttagggttagatagaTTGGAGATAGATAGGGAAGGGTTTGGGTTAGATAGACTGGAGATTAGATAagggagggttagggttcagaTTAGACAGGGGATGCAGTGTGTTCTGCATTTTGAAGAGGTTAATTCATAAGTACAGTGGGTTCATTCCTAGAGTAGTACTCCTTCTGGAATGAGATTTTGCCAAAAGCAAGATTGACACTTGTTTTAACAAATGCTCTGTCTTTTTTATTATCAATTAATTCCTCTTAATACAGCAATATCAAGTAAAGTATGAGTGATATTAATGCACAGTAATGTATACTCATCAGTATAGCTGACAGTACAAGTATGTCTCATTAAATTAAGTTAGCTTTGTTATTTCACCTTTCTGTAAATGTGTGTCtgtccgtctgtgtgtgtgtgtgtgtgtgtgtgtgtgtgtgtgtgtatgtgtgtgtgtcccaggGTACCCCGGTGATCCCTCTGCTCTCCTCCGTGCTCTCTGATAAGACACAGTGGGAGACCCCTCACCAGTTCAACCCCAACCACTTCCTGGATGCGCAGGGCAAGTTTGTCAAGAGAGACGCCTTCATGCCCTTCTCAGCAGGTCAGTGTGTCAGAGAGAAGGGGCCAGGTTAGACAGGATTGGGGCTAACCCCCCATCCACGCTGGCATTTTAACAGCAAAGGGAACTGCTATCAATAGAGGTGCAACCAGCAACCAGTTTCCTAATGGAATATAGAACAGGTAACAATCGCTACGAAGCCTTCAGATTCAGCTGAAAACATGCGGGTGCAGATTATTCTACCAATACAATATATGCAATACGGAAAGCTTATTATTGAAGACAACCTGTTTTCATTCAAACTTCCATTTCAGGATGTGCTGCTTTACTAATCCTGAGTCAATAATCCTCTGACCCTCCCCAGGTCGGAGGGTGTGTCTTGGAGAGACCCTTGCCAAGATGGAGCTCTTCCTCTTCTTCACCATGCTCCTGCAGAAGTTTCACTTCCGCCCGCCCCAGGAGGTCAGCCCTGAGCAACTGGACCTCACCCCCACCACTGGCCTCACCTCCGGCCCCCAGCCCTTCCAACTGTGCGCCCTGAGCCACTGAGAGACCCTGTGATACTGCAACCCTGCCTTACTGCATCTGCTAGACATTGCTACAGCCACTGACCCCTCACACTGGACCCTTCAGCCACTGAACTGCCAGGATTCTGTCACACTGAGACCCTGTGATACTGCGACCCTGCCTTACTGCATCTGCTAGACCTTACTACAGCCACTGACCCCTCACACTGGACCCTTCAGCCACTGAACTGCCAGGATTCTATCACACTGAGACCCTGTGATACTGCGACCCTGCCTTACTGCATCTGCTAGACCTTACTACAGCCACTGACCCCTCACACTGGACCCTTCAGCTACTGAACTGCCAGGATTCTATCACACTGAGACCCTGTGATACTGCGACCCTGCCTTACTGCATCTGCTAGACCTTACTACAGCCACTGACCCCTCACACTGGACCCTTCAGCTACTGAACTGCCAGGATTCTATCACACTGAGACCCTGTGATACTGCGACCCTGCCTTACTGCATCTGCTAGACCTTACTACAGCCACTGACCCCTCACACTGGACCCTTCAGCTACTGAACTGCCAGGATTCTATCACACTGAGACCCTGTGATACTGCAACCCTGCCTTACTGCATCTGCTAGACCTTACTACAGCCACTGATTTTCTGACTCATATTCACACAGTTACCCTGCTTGCAGATTCATATTATTTAATCTGATCACTTCTTATACAAAGACAAATTCTAGACAATTGAGGAATGCTTGCTTTTACATGTAATTGATATTTACACTGAAGCTGAGATATTATCTTAATGCTATGCTTGCTGAGATTATTATACTGACTTGATTGTATTGACTGTATTGATactcattttcttttctgtttttgttccgTATAATTTTCCTTTTTGATAAAATTCATTAAAGACATAAGGGTGCTGTGTGTTGTATTGTCTGTGATCTTGAGCTCGGCTGGCAGATGTGTTGTAACTAAGAGTGCTCATTAAAGTAAAACCATTACCCATGTTAATGAATTACCTTTATTAGGTATTTCAACATGTATTCTCTCTACAATATCACCTGGTTATTATCCCTCTCTCATACAAATAATCTCTGTCAGTGATGTCCACGCCACTTCTTATTATCACTTTGGAAAATAATGGTATAAGATTAGAGAGTTTGCTTGTAACTAAGTTGCTGTACAGCATTGAATTGTTCTGACAATCGACCCCATACAAAATTAGATCAACTATATTTTGGCATGTGAAGCTTGCACTAAAGGAGTCAAAATGCACATATCTCACAACTGTGACTCCGAAGGACATGTTCTTACTGGAAAAGGCCTATaatgttaaaaagtaaaaaaaaaaaaaaaaaaaaacattaaaaagtaggATATCAAAGGAAAATGGCCTtatatgaatgttttaattttttaataaagatattcATTCtttgagttcaataataataaaaaaacacatatttgcttTATGTGAAAATGGATCTTATTTGATAACGGAAACGCAGTTTTGGAATGTACCATCAAAAGAGGCATGTAGGGAATTGGACACTGATTTTTATTACTGGAAATAAAAAAGCGATCCTGGTCgggccgctggacatccctgcacataaacgtGCTAGAGCTGAGAGCCGTCAGTGTCAACGTGTCACTGGTTGCGTACGTGAACCACCACAGAGGGCTTCGGTCCCAGGGGTTACACCACATAGCCTTTTggctgctgatctgggcacagaggcaccTCTTGTCCCTCTGGGCTGTACATCTCCTGGAGTGATGAACTGGACGACGGACCTCCTCTCCAGTGAGGGTCCTCACCCGTCAGAATGgtgactgcaccctcaggtggtgcagcgtATTTGGGAACACTTCCAGAAAGCTCAGGTCGAcctctttgccatggcagagacGACCAATTGCCCTTGTGGTCCTCCCTCCGCAGCTGTGGAGGTCTACTAGGTGTGTTGATGCCCTTGCATACGAACGGCCCAAAGCACTTTTATACACTTATCCGCCTataccactgctccctgccttcctcgagaaggtcaggagagaggaTGCGactgttctcctggtggcccgcagatggcccaggagaacctggttttcgaacctctgccagctgctgaaGGGCctagccctgggagatcccgctgggcatggatctcctcagccaggtgAAAGGCACCCTCTAgcacccagaactgggcagactccagctgtgggtctgtcCCCTGAATGGGACCCTCTGTCTGCCCTACACGCAAGTGTTTCTTCCAGAAGAGCTTTACGTGCCTATAAATGGAGATTTTTTCCAAACTGGTGCATGGCCAGAAGCCATGATCCCGtatattgccctatagcaattgttttactgtttctgcaagatctactagaggcaggtaaatccccctctgcagccatatctgcttgccaCATTCCCATCAAAAGGGTGCTCGGCAGTTACGACCTCCTATAAAGGATGTCCTCCCGGaatggagtctagacgtggtactggaggctctcacgaaggccctgtttgagcccatagataccatagagctgaaatatctctctatgaagacagcctttctgttaGCTATCACCTCTGccaagtgggtcagtgagctacaggcactgtccgtgcacagttcctgtaAGCGTGTTTGGAAACGGTATCGTTGCGCACAAACCCTACTTTCCTTCCTAAGGTGATTACAGTGTTTCACTTGAATCAACAGGGGGGACTAGAAGATTTCCACCCCCCCTCCCTTTGCAGAGGAGTTGTataggagattaaattccctctgcccggTTCAGGTATTCATATGCTATGTGAAtagtgtcagtctgaccagctcttcgtctgtcatggtgaacaGACCCGAGGTCAAGCCCTTTCTAAGCAGctactgtcccattggattgtggacaagGTTTTGACTGTGTATACTAATGCTGGTCTACCCCCACATGGGTGGTTGACCGCGTATTCAATGCGGGGTGTGGccacgtcatgggccctcttcagaggtgcctcgttgaccaatatatgtactgcagctagctggactACAGATAAaggaaataggaggcactttttttctttttttacagagaattgtgagagtcagaaaccaactccccaataatgttgttgaagccgacaccctgggatccttcaagaagctgcctgaagagattctgggatcaataacctactaacaatcaaattgAGCAAGACGGGttgaacagcctcctctcgtttgtaaactgcgTTCTAAAGGCATGTGCGGCACACAAGGTTAAGAGTGTCGAGTTACACTCAGACAGGGAATCACACCCCACTAACTCCATGCTGTCCAGAGTAATTCTGTGCTAATCAAAGCCAGGCATCCTCTTGTACACGCATAACAAGGTGCTTTGATAGGATTTATAAAATCAACAATCAGAAATGACATTACCTGCCTGAACTAAGGATGTCTAATGGCATTAAAAGACATCAAGAActacaagttttaaaataaattaaaaaaaaaaaattatagatatAGCATTATATATTACCTTTAAACTATTgggcataaatatttcatttttgttcagcAGCTCAAAGTTTACAGTCTGAGTAAAGTTTCAAAATGATCACCCCCCTGTATGCAGGAGTGATTTCAATGGCGTGCATTTCCACTCTGATATCACTCAGGCACGGCTGTGTTAGTAACAGCAGTCACAGCTGGTTGAATTGCTTTCAGTGTTTGGTAGACTACCTCCAGATTGCCCTGTGCGTTGTTTAgagtaaaaactgtaaaaacatttctCACTTGCAAAAGAAACAAGAGTCTACAGGaagttcaacattttaaaagggtacaATTATCCTGGGAAGTAAGTGAAACGTGAGAAACATTTACAGCAAAAACTATTTGGATTCTTTATTGCAACATCGACAAACAGAAAGAGAATAGATTGAAGAGATCACCAATAAATATCCTGTACATCCAGAGACTGCTcatttaagaattactgtttggtattctggcTTAATCCAGCAGTGTGACAGTCCTAAACTGCTGTGACAAatgatagataaaaaaaatggaGGAAATAATTTATTAATGACATTATTCTGCCTTTATGGtaccatttatttaacattacctTTTACTGTGCAGGGAAAAAACCCACCATTTACAAAAGCCTTTAAATAAATTTTATGTTCTGCAGAACACAAACCTCATTACAAAGCTATTAGGGGCAGAGACTGCCATCAGACATTTTAGCATTAAAGATTCAGACTCTCTTCACACTGCTGGGACCCGTACTGCAAACCCAGAGTCACTGTGACCCAGCCCCGCGGTGAACCATTAGCAAGGTCAGAACACTGCAGAAAGGGCCAGCATCATAGGATCACAGGCACATTCTTAAACTTTACAGGGACGTTCAAAAGTCAGTAGCATTTTCTGTAAAGTGTTTATTATAAAAGAGGATTGTGGAGGAGCAGGGAGTCCCTTTAATAGTTCAGTTTTctgaattatacattaaaaaggaGGTATTAAGCGTTATGATTTATTTGACTTGTTTCTCCATAATTAAACATGTTGATTCTACACACGCACGCGTGGTTTCACTCCAGGGTCACGTATGTGGCGTCAGTCGCCACACCGCAGTTGTTATCCTTCATGGACATCAGCACATAACCATCGTTCCCCCAGTAAGTAGACCAGGAGTTTTTAACCAGCCAGTAGGGCTCCCCCTTCAGGACGCCATAGCCAACTGCAAGCACTGCATGGTCAAGGTCATTCACAGTGTTACCTGCAGAAGAAGAAGACGACCAGTCTTAATGCAAACCTGCATTCCTTTCTTCAAAGAAAATCAATTTAGCCCCACCTCTACAAGACACTGCTGATAGGATAGGTAGGGTGTCACTCTGCCAGGCAATCAGTCAATGCAATCTATATAAACAGCTTAAACTATTACAGATCATGCACGGCTTCCTCACGAAACAGAATGCCTTAGGCAGAGAATTCCATCATGACAAGCAAACACCAGAACCAGAGATCTGTAATCAGAAGACACTGTGCCCAGGAAGCAGGTCGACTCACAACTCTGTGCCAGACAGCTGCAGCCGTCATGGAGTCTTTGTGCGAGCAAGACAGATCTGACTGTAGCTTCCTTCACTCAGCGTGGCTTTAGCTACAGAGTCCAGTTACAGAAGGAAACTGGAGACACACTTGTAGAAAAAGTAGTTTGTCAACTAAACACCCAGCGGGAAACTACAGCTGCAAGTTCATTTGACTACTTCATAAGGACCAAACACTGCAGTCTCTACTCTGGAGGAAAAAGCAATGGAATTTCACAAGTGCTCTTGGTAAAGGGAAAATAAGCATCCATGTGTCACAACATAGCCTCATTCAACCTATATAGACAGAATAGGTTGTGCTGCAATCGTTTGTAGGTTCAGACTACTAGATGTGATTGATAGTCGGGAGATAATAGCAACACATCAAGCACCTATGCttgccaaaaaaataaaccagtgcagggacaaatattcaaaacaCCCCAAGATACACTGCTTGATATGCATTcgtgcaggtgtctgcttttgagctccCTGGGCAGGGTTCTCTGTAGCACGACGATGAGAAACAGtcaattttgcctccctaacccccAGGTGTGCTagagccaatgcgatgctcccttcGGAATGACAAGCCACTTCGCACAGCCAAGGATGCCAACCTGCGCTGCAGGACTCCCCCTTCACACAACGTGGTTGCACTTTACCTGGCGAGCCACTCGAGGATCCTCCTACAGCAATATTCTTAACCCAGTATCAGGATCATGATTTATGATTAAAGCCCCAGTGTGCTAATGTTTCTCTTTAAAACACTGACTTAGGCAATCAGGGGTACTGCACAGGCTTACAGAAACAACCACTAAAAAAGCTTCAAAAGAAATTAGCAGAACAAGAGCCTTTACTAACACAGACTACACATGCATATTACTCTAGTAATAAAAGAGTTTGCAGAAAATCCTTTCCATTCCCAAGCAGGACCCGGCACTGCTCTGTAACTCTAGTTAGAATTGGATAGTTGCAGATGCATTAGGACTGCTCAAGTGTACCAACTGTGACCAGAAGCTGTATATCAAAACTGGATCAAAGAGGAGGACCCAGCTGAAAAGAAGGGTTTACCCAACAGTAAATCATTCTGAATGCAGGCAACTACCAAATCTaacattagattttttaaatggaattcaactttaaaaaaaacctcactgTGCCTGTAAATTTCAAACATTTTCAGAATGTACATTTCATTTGAGAAATGCCCAAGGCTAGAGAATCCTAGGCAGTCCTGCAGTTCCCTGTGCTGCTGTGAGTTAATGTTCCCTGTATCCCAGCTGCCTGCACGCACTGCTCCCTGTATGTGGAGAGCCAGTCTCTGAAGCGTGCGATACCGCCACTCACCACACTGGGGCTCGTAGTACACCCCGCTGCTGTAGAACAGGAAGGACTTGTGCGCCGCATCGATGCTCACCGCCACCGGCCCATTCTTGAAGATGGCCAGTTTGAGAGCCTCCAGGTCACCAGAGGTCACATTGGTATAGCTTTCACCTTGGCTGTGAGCTGGGACTGGTTGTAGTGGCAAAACCCGTTCTGGAGAGGAgacaaaagaaataaataagcaacaCCATTCAGTCTCAGCCAGCGCTCTTTTAAAGTGGTGGTAGCCAACTGTATGTTTTACCTGTAAATGCAGTACCAGTCGCTGTGCAGGACtttgtgcaattttgaaaaaaaacacaaaactgcctTCTAGCAAATCTGAATTTTACAGAGCCCTATAAATTCTCTTCCTATGCATCATGTTTTGGGACCCTAGTGCTGCACAGGAAGGGGATTTGCTGTAGATACTAATGCAAGAGGAAGTTGCATTAACctgaaaacagtaaaatacattgagaacacTGTGCTAATGAAGCAAGAATAAGGCCCCAGCCCCCCCCCCTACTCTGCTCTACCCCTGTGTAGAGTCATGCTGCCCCAGCCCCCCCACTCTGCTCTACCCCTGTGTAGAGTCATGCTGCCCCAGCCCCCCACTCTGCTCTACCCC
The genomic region above belongs to Polyodon spathula isolate WHYD16114869_AA chromosome 32, ASM1765450v1, whole genome shotgun sequence and contains:
- the LOC121303434 gene encoding cytochrome P450 2K1-like → MSVISLLLAHTSTVSLALVLTGFIFLYFYWKSSKSSNYSFPPGPPALPVIGNLNILDLHRPYKTLSKLSETYGNAFTFHMGPKKYVVLTGYEAVKEALVTQADDFSERGQTHTTDHFSKGGNGIVFGKGESWKVMRRFTLSTLRDFGMGKKTIEDRIIEESQRLVEVFQSHKGKPFDPQIIINSAVSNIICSIVFGDRFDYSDTQFLNLQRIVNETTRLVMSPKTQLFDMFPFLGFFLSDHKKAYTNITLFQGYFRNTYKDLKDTVDSNDLRSFIDTFISRQREEEARNSKYFHEDNMAVTASELFAAGTETTSTTLRWGLLLMMKYPHIQDKVQKEIESVIGRERPPRAEDRKSMPYMDAVLHEIQRVGNVVPMNLLHETTGDTTFRGYRIPKGTPVIPLLSSVLSDKTQWETPHQFNPNHFLDAQGKFVKRDAFMPFSAGRRVCLGETLAKMELFLFFTMLLQKFHFRPPQEVSPEQLDLTPTTGLTSGPQPFQLCALSH